One window of Nocardioides dongkuii genomic DNA carries:
- the carA gene encoding glutamine-hydrolyzing carbamoyl-phosphate synthase small subunit, whose product MPLHAPAILVLEDGRTFTGEAYGAPGETFGEAVFNTGMTGYQETLTDPSYHRQVVVMTAPHIGNTGINDEDQESGRIWVAGYVVRDPARRPSSWRSRRTLDDELRDQGVVGISGIDTRALTRHLRERGAMRVGISSVETDPAALLERVRQADAMAGTELSSEVSTQEAYVVPAHGERRFTVAALDLGIKTMTPHRMAERGIEVHVLPATATLDDVLAVRPDGLFYSNGPGDPAATTHQVEVLQGALAQELPYFGICFGNQLFGRALGFGTYKLTYGHRGINQPVMDRTTGRVEVTAHNHGFAVDAPLEGVTSTPYGEATVSHVCLNDDVVEGLELRVPTGSTTEPGRLKAFSVQYHPEAAAGPHDAAYLFDRFAELMSERRDPRNPTTESEA is encoded by the coding sequence GTGCCGTTGCATGCCCCTGCGATCCTGGTCCTCGAGGACGGTCGCACCTTTACCGGCGAGGCGTACGGCGCCCCCGGCGAGACGTTCGGCGAAGCGGTCTTCAACACCGGCATGACCGGCTACCAGGAGACGCTGACCGACCCGTCGTACCACCGCCAGGTCGTCGTGATGACCGCGCCGCACATCGGCAACACCGGGATCAACGACGAGGACCAGGAGTCCGGTCGGATCTGGGTGGCCGGGTACGTCGTGCGCGACCCCGCCCGCCGGCCCTCGAGCTGGCGCTCCCGGCGCACCCTCGACGACGAGCTGCGCGACCAGGGCGTGGTCGGCATCTCCGGCATCGACACCCGCGCGCTGACTCGGCACCTGCGCGAGCGCGGCGCGATGCGCGTCGGCATCTCCTCGGTGGAGACCGACCCCGCCGCGCTGCTCGAGCGGGTCCGGCAGGCCGACGCGATGGCCGGCACCGAGCTCTCCAGCGAGGTCTCCACCCAGGAGGCGTACGTCGTCCCGGCGCACGGTGAGCGGCGGTTCACCGTCGCGGCGCTCGACCTCGGCATCAAGACGATGACGCCGCACCGGATGGCCGAGCGCGGGATCGAGGTGCACGTGCTGCCCGCCACCGCGACGCTCGACGACGTGCTCGCGGTGCGTCCCGACGGGCTGTTCTACTCCAACGGGCCCGGCGACCCCGCCGCCACGACCCACCAGGTCGAGGTGCTGCAGGGGGCGCTCGCCCAGGAGCTGCCCTACTTCGGCATCTGCTTCGGCAACCAGCTCTTCGGCCGCGCGCTGGGCTTCGGCACCTACAAGCTCACCTACGGCCACCGCGGCATCAACCAGCCGGTGATGGACCGCACCACCGGCCGGGTCGAGGTGACCGCCCACAACCACGGGTTCGCCGTCGACGCCCCGCTCGAGGGTGTCACCAGCACGCCGTACGGGGAGGCGACGGTGAGCCACGTCTGCCTCAACGACGACGTGGTCGAGGGGCTCGAGCTCCGGGTCCCGACAGGCTCGACCACCGAACCAGGGAGGCTCAAGGCCTTCTCGGTGCAGTACCACCCCGAGGCGGCCGCCGGGCCGCACGACGCGGCGTACCTCTTCGACCGCTTCGCCGAACTGATGTCGGAGCGCCGTGACCCGCGGAACCCGACCACCGAGAGCGAGGCCTGA
- the carB gene encoding carbamoyl-phosphate synthase large subunit, with protein sequence MPKREDIKSVLVIGSGPIIIGQAAEFDYSGTQACRVLREEGLRVILVNSNPATIMTDPEFADATYVEPITPEFVEKVIAKERPDALLATLGGQTALNAAMALDREGVLEKYGVELIGASIEAIDRGENRQVFKKIVEELGGESAKSAICHSMDDCLAAAEELGYPVVVRPSFTMGGTGSGMAYNETDLHRIAGAGLAASPTTEVLLEESILGWKEYELEVMRDTADNVVIVCSIENLDPMGVHTGDSITVAPAMTLTDREYQHMRDMAIGIIRSVGVDTGGCNIQYAVNPADGRLVVIEMNPRVSRSSALASKATGFPIAKIAAKVAIGYTLDEIPNDITAETPASFEPSLDYVVVKVPRFAFEKFPGADPTLTTHMKSVGEAMAFGRSFTEALQKALRSLEASDAVFDWHQEWVELDKAALLEEIRTPHDGRLRKVMDAIRAGATPEEVFEATGIDPWFVDQLMLINEVATEVTAATELTPGLLRKAKRHGFSDLQIGKIRGMSADVVRGVRHALGIRPVYKTVDTCAAEFAAQTPYHYSSYDEESEVAPRERPAVIILGSGPNRIGQGIEFDYSCVHASLALSEVGYDTVMVNCNPETVSTDYDTSDRLYFEPLTLEDVLEVVHAETLAGPVAGVICQLGGQTPLGLAQGLAANGVPMVGTSPDAIDLAEERGAFGRVLAEAGLVAPKHGTATSYPEAQEIATEIGYPVLVRPSYVLGGRGMEIVYGDEALQAYLEKYVAAGLISRRAPVLVDRFLDDAIEIDVDALFDGEELFLGGVMEHIEEAGIHSGDSSCALPPITLGAREIERIREATEGIARGVGVLGLLNIQFALSSDILYVLEANPRASRTVPFVSKATATPLAKAAARIMLGESVADLRAAGVLPASGDGGSLPADQPIAVKEAVMPFNRFRTPDGAQVDTVLGPEMKSTGEVMGLDRDFGTAFSKSQAAAFGPLPTSGKVFVSMANRDKRAMIFPVKVLADMGFEILATQGTAEVLRRNGVASTVVRKHFEGPGPDGEKTTVQLIDDGEVQLIVNTPYGAGVGSQARLDGYEIRTAAVRANVPCITTVPGLGAAVQGIEATRRGDIGVRSLQEWARR encoded by the coding sequence ATGCCCAAGCGCGAGGACATCAAGTCCGTGCTGGTGATCGGCTCCGGGCCGATCATCATCGGCCAGGCCGCGGAGTTCGACTACTCCGGCACCCAGGCCTGCCGGGTGCTGCGCGAGGAGGGCCTGCGGGTCATCCTGGTGAACTCCAACCCGGCGACGATCATGACCGACCCGGAGTTCGCCGACGCGACGTACGTCGAGCCGATCACCCCGGAGTTCGTCGAGAAGGTGATCGCCAAGGAGCGCCCCGACGCGCTGCTCGCGACGCTCGGCGGCCAGACCGCGCTCAACGCCGCGATGGCGCTGGACCGCGAGGGCGTGCTGGAGAAGTACGGCGTGGAGCTGATCGGCGCCAGCATCGAGGCGATCGACCGCGGCGAGAACCGCCAGGTGTTCAAGAAGATCGTCGAGGAGCTCGGCGGCGAGTCCGCGAAGTCGGCGATCTGCCACTCGATGGACGACTGCCTGGCGGCCGCTGAGGAGCTCGGCTACCCGGTCGTCGTGCGGCCCTCGTTCACCATGGGCGGCACGGGCTCGGGCATGGCCTACAACGAGACCGACCTGCACCGGATCGCCGGCGCGGGCCTCGCGGCCAGCCCGACCACCGAGGTGCTCCTCGAGGAGTCGATCCTCGGCTGGAAGGAGTACGAGCTCGAGGTGATGCGCGACACCGCCGACAACGTGGTGATCGTCTGCTCGATCGAGAACCTCGACCCGATGGGCGTGCACACCGGCGACTCGATCACCGTCGCGCCGGCGATGACGCTCACCGACCGCGAGTACCAGCACATGCGCGACATGGCGATCGGCATCATCCGCTCCGTCGGCGTCGACACCGGTGGCTGCAACATCCAGTACGCCGTGAACCCCGCCGACGGCCGGCTCGTGGTGATCGAGATGAACCCGCGGGTGTCCCGGTCGAGCGCGCTGGCCTCCAAGGCGACCGGCTTCCCGATCGCCAAGATCGCGGCGAAGGTGGCGATCGGCTACACCCTCGACGAGATCCCCAACGACATCACCGCGGAGACGCCGGCGTCCTTCGAGCCGTCGCTCGACTACGTCGTGGTGAAGGTCCCGCGGTTCGCGTTCGAGAAGTTCCCCGGCGCCGACCCGACGCTGACCACGCACATGAAGTCGGTCGGCGAGGCGATGGCGTTCGGCCGGAGCTTCACCGAGGCGCTGCAGAAGGCGCTGCGCTCGCTGGAGGCCTCCGACGCGGTCTTCGACTGGCACCAGGAGTGGGTCGAGCTCGACAAGGCGGCGCTGCTCGAGGAGATCCGCACCCCCCACGACGGCCGGCTGCGCAAGGTGATGGACGCGATCCGCGCCGGCGCGACGCCCGAGGAGGTCTTCGAGGCCACCGGCATCGACCCGTGGTTCGTCGACCAGCTGATGCTGATCAACGAGGTCGCGACCGAGGTCACCGCGGCGACCGAGCTCACCCCCGGCCTGCTGCGCAAGGCCAAGCGGCACGGCTTCTCCGACCTCCAGATCGGCAAGATCCGCGGCATGAGCGCCGACGTGGTGCGCGGGGTCCGGCACGCGCTCGGGATCCGGCCGGTCTACAAGACCGTGGACACCTGCGCGGCGGAGTTCGCCGCGCAGACGCCGTACCACTACTCCTCCTACGACGAGGAGAGCGAGGTCGCGCCCCGGGAGCGGCCGGCGGTGATCATCCTCGGCTCCGGGCCCAACCGGATCGGCCAGGGCATCGAGTTCGACTACTCCTGCGTGCACGCCTCGCTCGCGCTGAGCGAGGTCGGCTACGACACCGTGATGGTCAACTGCAACCCCGAGACGGTCAGCACCGACTACGACACCTCCGACCGGCTCTACTTCGAGCCGCTCACGCTCGAGGACGTCCTGGAGGTCGTGCACGCCGAGACCCTGGCCGGCCCGGTCGCCGGCGTCATCTGCCAGCTGGGCGGGCAGACGCCGCTGGGCCTGGCGCAGGGGCTCGCCGCGAACGGCGTCCCGATGGTCGGCACCTCGCCCGACGCGATCGACCTCGCCGAGGAGCGCGGCGCGTTCGGCCGGGTGCTCGCCGAGGCGGGCCTGGTCGCGCCCAAGCACGGCACCGCCACGTCGTACCCGGAGGCGCAGGAGATCGCCACCGAGATCGGCTACCCGGTGCTCGTGCGGCCGTCGTACGTCCTGGGCGGGCGCGGCATGGAGATCGTGTACGGCGACGAGGCGCTCCAGGCCTACCTGGAGAAGTACGTCGCCGCGGGGCTGATCTCGCGGCGCGCGCCGGTGCTGGTCGACCGGTTCCTCGACGACGCGATCGAGATCGACGTGGACGCCCTCTTCGACGGCGAGGAGCTCTTCCTCGGCGGGGTGATGGAGCACATCGAGGAGGCCGGCATCCACTCCGGCGACTCCTCCTGCGCGCTCCCGCCGATCACGCTCGGCGCGCGGGAGATCGAGCGGATCCGGGAGGCCACCGAGGGCATCGCCCGCGGGGTCGGCGTCCTCGGGCTGCTCAACATCCAGTTCGCGCTGAGCTCCGACATCCTCTACGTCCTGGAGGCCAACCCGCGCGCCAGCCGCACGGTGCCGTTCGTGTCCAAGGCGACCGCGACCCCGCTGGCCAAGGCCGCGGCGCGGATCATGCTGGGGGAGTCGGTCGCCGACCTGCGGGCCGCGGGCGTGCTGCCGGCGTCCGGCGACGGCGGCTCGCTGCCCGCGGACCAGCCGATCGCGGTCAAGGAGGCGGTGATGCCGTTCAACCGGTTCCGCACCCCCGACGGCGCCCAGGTCGACACCGTGCTCGGCCCGGAGATGAAGTCGACCGGCGAGGTGATGGGGCTGGACCGCGACTTCGGCACGGCGTTCTCGAAGTCCCAGGCCGCGGCGTTCGGTCCGCTGCCCACGTCGGGCAAGGTCTTCGTCTCGATGGCCAACCGGGACAAGCGGGCGATGATCTTCCCGGTCAAGGTGCTCGCCGACATGGGCTTCGAGATCCTCGCGACCCAGGGCACCGCCGAGGTGCTGCGCCGCAACGGCGTGGCCTCGACGGTGGTGCGCAAGCACTTCGAGGGGCCCGGCCCGGACGGGGAGAAGACCACCGTCCAGCTCATCGACGACGGCGAGGTCCAGCTGATCGTGAACACGCCGTACGGCGCGGGCGTGGGCAGCCAGGCCCGCCTCGACGGCTACGAGATCCGCACCGCCGCGGTCCGCGCGAACGTCCCGTGCATCACCACGGTGCCCGGCCTCGGCGCGGCCGTGCAGGGCATCGAGGCGACCCGGCGCGGCGACATCGGCGTCCGGAGCCTGCAGGAGTGGGCACGCAGGTGA
- a CDS encoding quinone-dependent dihydroorotate dehydrogenase — MGTQVTSAYDVLFDRVATRIDPERAHHLGFGAVRAARPVLARLGTPGPPVHALGLRFPNVLGMAAGFDKNAVGIDALGALGFGHVEVGTVTGEPQPGNPRPRLFRLVPDRAVVNRMGFNNDGAEAVARRLAARASSSGGRRPGPVVGVNIGKTKLVPDDDQAAVEADYAKSARLLAPHADYLVVNVSSPNTPGLRSLQAVERLGPLLEHVRRTADLAVADRRVPLLVKIAPDLADDDVLAVADLAVAIGLDGVIATNTTISRSGLRSPAAEVEAIGAGGLSGRPLAARSLEVLRLLRGRVGPDLTLIGVGGITTVQDARDRLAAGADLLQGYTAFVYEGPGWPRRVVRGVGATR, encoded by the coding sequence GTGGGCACGCAGGTGACCTCGGCGTACGACGTCCTGTTCGACCGGGTCGCCACCCGGATCGACCCGGAGCGCGCCCACCACCTCGGCTTCGGGGCGGTTCGGGCCGCGCGCCCGGTGCTGGCGCGGCTCGGCACCCCCGGCCCGCCGGTGCACGCGCTGGGGCTGAGGTTCCCGAACGTGCTCGGGATGGCGGCCGGCTTCGACAAGAACGCCGTCGGCATCGACGCCCTCGGGGCGCTCGGCTTCGGGCACGTCGAGGTCGGCACCGTCACGGGGGAGCCGCAACCGGGCAACCCGCGCCCGCGGCTGTTCCGGCTCGTCCCCGACCGCGCCGTGGTCAACCGGATGGGGTTCAACAACGACGGCGCCGAGGCCGTGGCCCGGCGGCTCGCCGCTCGGGCGAGCTCCTCCGGTGGCCGGCGACCCGGCCCGGTGGTCGGCGTGAACATCGGCAAGACCAAGCTCGTGCCCGACGACGACCAGGCCGCGGTCGAGGCCGACTACGCGAAGTCCGCCCGGCTGCTGGCGCCGCACGCCGACTACCTCGTCGTCAACGTCAGCTCGCCGAACACCCCCGGGCTGCGCAGCCTGCAGGCCGTCGAGCGGCTGGGCCCGCTGCTCGAGCACGTGCGGCGCACCGCGGACCTCGCGGTCGCGGACCGGCGGGTGCCGCTGCTGGTGAAGATCGCGCCCGACCTCGCCGACGACGACGTCCTGGCGGTCGCCGACCTCGCGGTGGCGATCGGGCTCGACGGCGTCATCGCCACCAACACCACGATCTCGCGCTCCGGGCTGCGCAGCCCGGCGGCGGAGGTCGAGGCGATCGGCGCCGGCGGGCTCTCGGGGCGGCCGCTGGCCGCGCGCTCGCTGGAGGTGCTCCGGCTGCTCCGCGGGCGGGTCGGCCCCGACCTGACGCTCATCGGCGTCGGGGGCATCACCACGGTCCAGGACGCCCGCGACCGGCTCGCGGCCGGCGCCGACCTGCTGCAGGGCTACACCGCGTTCGTCTACGAGGGCCCGGGGTGGCCGCGGCGGGTCGTCCGCGGGGTCGGGGCGACCCGATGA
- a CDS encoding dihydroorotate dehydrogenase electron transfer subunit — protein MTPAPGPVHVTGEVLATKVVGAYTHLTVVAPDVAERFRPGTFVALSVGETTGATRLARRALWVHQVRPVGGYGPALQLVVEPVGPGTRWLAALTPGSRVEVTGPLGRPFALPKEPVSCLLVGEGYAAAPLFPLAERLRERGCAVNLLVAADDEAHLLSALEARRSARAVTVVTRDGSVGMKGRVADVVVGVLERSGAEVVYAGGRVATLHAVAAAAEDAGAWSQTAVEQPLACATGLCHGCPVPVVGEDGVARTVRACADGPVFRGDRVRWAELEDRSA, from the coding sequence ATGACCCCCGCCCCCGGCCCGGTCCACGTCACCGGCGAGGTGCTGGCCACCAAGGTGGTCGGCGCCTACACGCACCTGACCGTGGTGGCCCCGGACGTGGCCGAGCGGTTCCGCCCCGGCACCTTCGTCGCGCTCTCCGTGGGCGAGACGACCGGCGCCACCCGGCTGGCCCGGCGGGCGCTGTGGGTCCACCAGGTCCGCCCGGTCGGCGGCTACGGGCCCGCGCTCCAGCTCGTCGTCGAGCCGGTCGGCCCGGGCACCCGGTGGCTCGCCGCCCTCACCCCCGGCAGCCGGGTCGAGGTCACCGGCCCGCTGGGCCGGCCGTTCGCGCTGCCCAAGGAGCCGGTGAGCTGCCTGCTCGTCGGCGAGGGGTACGCCGCGGCGCCGCTCTTCCCGCTCGCCGAGCGGCTGCGCGAGCGCGGCTGCGCGGTCAACCTGCTGGTCGCCGCCGACGACGAGGCGCACCTGCTCTCCGCGCTGGAGGCCCGGCGCTCGGCCCGCGCGGTCACCGTCGTCACCCGCGACGGGTCGGTCGGGATGAAGGGCCGGGTCGCCGACGTCGTCGTCGGGGTCCTCGAGCGCTCCGGCGCCGAGGTCGTGTACGCCGGGGGCCGGGTCGCCACCCTGCACGCCGTCGCCGCCGCCGCGGAGGACGCCGGCGCCTGGAGCCAGACCGCCGTCGAGCAGCCGCTGGCCTGCGCCACCGGGCTCTGCCACGGCTGCCCGGTGCCGGTCGTCGGCGAGGACGGCGTCGCCCGCACCGTCCGGGCCTGCGCCGACGGCCCGGTCTTCCGCGGCGACCGGGTGCGCTGGGCCGAGCTCGAGGACCGGTCCGCGTGA